A portion of the Calothrix sp. 336/3 genome contains these proteins:
- a CDS encoding DUF3493 domain-containing protein, with amino-acid sequence MPQQNLPNSLQQTNPEKYARLRAEAAAPYRGLRKFIYLTCAGSGFIGGMIFFTQLLAGRDIEHALPNFALQSGVVALMVFLWRWDRDRGKGRGNTNS; translated from the coding sequence ATGCCACAACAAAATCTCCCAAATTCCCTCCAGCAAACTAACCCAGAAAAATATGCTCGTTTGCGAGCAGAAGCAGCAGCACCCTATCGAGGATTACGAAAGTTTATCTACCTCACCTGTGCTGGCTCTGGGTTTATTGGTGGCATGATTTTTTTCACACAGTTACTTGCTGGACGTGATATTGAGCATGCACTACCTAATTTTGCATTACAAAGCGGTGTTGTAGCTTTAATGGTGTTTTTGTGGCGTTGGGATAGGGATAGGGGGAAAGGAAGAGGTAATACCAATTCGTAA
- a CDS encoding DUF1565 domain-containing protein: protein MNHQGFSNHKQKKVSRKASVSVALTSVLLAGSSVFFAGVVNAGAISQNSANNLIAQAPITRVILYVNPQTGADATGAGTSAATPYKTITYALNQAQGNTVIQLAPGTYSEESGETFPLIVKPGVTLVGDESTKGQATLITGSGIFISPTFARQNVTIRADKDSTITGVSVTNTKDRGTGIWVESANPTISNSTFSNSIREGIFITGTANPKILNNVFVQNKGNGISIAKSAQGEIRGNQFQDTGFGLAIGGNSTPLIIENQITQNKDGIYINDMAKPVLRKNIIQNNTRDGIIATINALPDLGNNENPGGNLIRNNARYDLHNATKSNRIIAIGNDIDSKKIFGQVDFIAGTVEQPPTDSLAFKDVPANFWAKPYIEALAAKNIIAGFPGGEFKPDEPVTRAQFATIITKALAPAAKRSGMEFSDVASNFWGYQAIQAAYRGGYVSGYPDKTFKPQQQIPRVQVLVALANGLGLTATNQNAIAFYADAAQIPQYATAPVAAATTRQMVINYPTLKQLNPNRQATRAEVAAFVYQAMVNVGTAKAITSPYLVRLP, encoded by the coding sequence ATGAATCATCAGGGCTTTTCTAATCATAAACAGAAAAAAGTTTCCCGTAAAGCTAGTGTATCAGTGGCGTTGACATCTGTTTTACTCGCAGGTAGTTCTGTATTCTTTGCAGGAGTTGTGAATGCTGGAGCAATTAGCCAAAACTCTGCGAATAACCTGATTGCCCAAGCTCCCATCACTAGAGTTATCCTCTACGTCAACCCCCAAACAGGAGCAGATGCAACGGGTGCGGGTACTTCTGCTGCAACACCCTATAAAACTATTACCTACGCCCTCAATCAAGCTCAAGGCAATACAGTCATCCAACTTGCACCTGGTACCTATAGTGAGGAGAGTGGTGAAACCTTCCCCTTGATAGTCAAACCAGGAGTGACTTTAGTTGGTGATGAATCTACGAAGGGGCAAGCAACATTAATTACAGGAAGTGGTATTTTTATCAGTCCCACCTTTGCCCGTCAAAATGTGACAATTCGTGCTGATAAAGATAGTACAATTACTGGTGTGAGTGTAACGAATACCAAAGACAGAGGCACGGGTATTTGGGTAGAATCGGCAAACCCCACCATCAGCAACAGTACCTTTAGCAACAGTATTCGGGAAGGGATTTTTATCACAGGTACAGCCAATCCCAAAATTCTCAATAACGTATTCGTGCAAAACAAAGGTAATGGTATTTCCATTGCCAAATCTGCCCAGGGAGAAATTCGCGGCAATCAATTTCAGGATACTGGTTTTGGGTTGGCGATCGGTGGTAATTCCACACCCCTAATCATCGAAAACCAAATTACCCAAAACAAAGATGGTATTTATATTAACGATATGGCTAAACCCGTATTGCGGAAAAATATCATTCAGAACAACACCAGAGACGGAATCATTGCAACGATTAACGCTTTACCCGACTTAGGTAATAATGAAAACCCTGGTGGTAATTTAATCCGTAACAATGCCCGTTACGATTTGCACAACGCCACCAAAAGTAATAGAATCATCGCCATTGGGAATGACATTGATAGTAAGAAAATTTTCGGTCAGGTAGATTTTATTGCAGGTACAGTTGAGCAACCTCCCACTGATTCCCTTGCCTTTAAAGATGTACCAGCTAATTTCTGGGCAAAACCCTACATTGAAGCTTTAGCTGCTAAAAATATCATTGCTGGATTCCCCGGTGGTGAATTTAAGCCTGATGAACCTGTAACTCGCGCCCAATTTGCGACTATTATTACTAAAGCTCTGGCTCCTGCGGCAAAGCGCAGTGGTATGGAATTTAGCGATGTCGCGAGCAATTTTTGGGGATATCAAGCAATTCAAGCTGCCTATCGTGGTGGTTATGTCTCTGGTTATCCCGACAAAACCTTTAAACCTCAACAGCAAATTCCCCGCGTACAGGTACTTGTTGCCCTGGCGAATGGTTTAGGTTTAACAGCAACAAATCAAAATGCAATAGCATTTTATGCTGATGCCGCACAAATTCCCCAGTATGCCACAGCCCCAGTTGCTGCTGCCACCACACGGCAAATGGTGATTAACTACCCCACATTGAAGCAACTCAACCCCAATCGTCAAGCAACAAGGGCAGAAGTTGCCGCCTTTGTTTATCAAGCAATGGTGAATGTTGGTACTGCCAAGGCAATTACTTCACCCTACTTGGTAAGACTGCCATAA
- a CDS encoding HetP family heterocyst commitment protein has translation MHQETPGNSSNFGKNLNPEQFDQLVEAILAGKYSWACVLMLRFAGYNPLHYIPYRTYNRLIKENSQVGRANSSRPDNMKIAHLPTEKRVEKSLPSSCLGKLKDLAYLEVVGKQKTEIRGGSLQNNLQQFLTSQGEEPQPFKAKTETTQDLSLFCDFN, from the coding sequence ATGCATCAAGAAACACCTGGTAATAGTAGTAACTTTGGCAAAAACCTGAATCCTGAACAATTCGATCAACTAGTAGAAGCAATTCTTGCAGGCAAGTATTCTTGGGCTTGTGTTCTCATGCTGCGTTTTGCTGGCTATAATCCTTTGCATTACATTCCCTACCGCACCTATAACCGTCTCATTAAAGAAAATTCCCAAGTTGGGAGGGCAAATTCTTCACGTCCAGATAATATGAAAATTGCCCACCTACCGACAGAAAAAAGAGTTGAAAAAAGCCTGCCATCTAGTTGTTTAGGAAAACTAAAAGACTTAGCCTATCTAGAAGTAGTGGGTAAACAAAAAACAGAAATCCGTGGTGGCAGTCTACAAAATAATCTGCAACAATTTTTGACATCCCAGGGGGAAGAGCCACAACCATTCAAGGCAAAAACAGAAACAACTCAAGATTTATCTTTGTTTTGTGACTTTAACTAG
- a CDS encoding cysteine peptidase family C39 domain-containing protein, protein MNSPLSFRVQGDNAFATKQSYSSPDATVLKFMRMVAGDTSLNTKLSQGWLMQAFQLGDVIHSYIPEKQVDGDDCYLYLVCQGRVRLLGYDSTVGREVSTQLLLPEATFGADFCFFPCSLAYRAIAANSVTVARIALADWKRIEPELPLLQQYWQQATQERQTLIFLKTLTELRTETSQTLGRLLPLLSQTQVRAGCSLTEFAAAVPGRFWLLRGKIADQQGKTKPLSVGESWGYPDLNVPEGMAQTDLLLYHLSEENWEAGVAICSQLANPSSLVSESVLSVVTEPAKTDAVSVVAESLNTQENPPTENTLPTSENTLIASFEDGEIDFVSPGTSRWLKAGLWRAYPFIPQQGNSDCGAACLAMVSRYWGKRFSINNLRNLAQTNQQGASLPALAHAAEELGYDALAVRASLHKLELQTYPWIAHWQGIHYVVVWYIRGDRVLISDPALGKRPIPRQEFITHWTGYALLLSPTERLDARENDKISLAGYGKAFWRYRHLLWQIFLASLLWQLFGLATPIFTQIALDQILPSQSVMTLNWLALGFLFFGIWRLTLRAVRQYLLDYFANCTDLSIFGSVIAHTLRLPMQFFRDRPVSDILTRIQENRRIQLFFTRRAITTTLDALMVVISLGLLASYNLPLTLVVILTVLPIVCLTLAASPQLKTISRQLWHKSAAQTVAMTEMFKGIATVKTAVIERPLRWLWEEHFSEMVQARFRGQVLANNLQLTSSLVNHLGSTVVLWYGATLVIHGQMSLGKFVAFNLLIGNVITPVLGLVELWEELQEVLISLERLNDVLTTKPEETSQTPLLVMPPIQGEIRLENVSFGYHPTEKRPTLANISFSIPPGKTVGIIGVGGAGKSTLANLLVGLYPPQSGCIFIDGYNIAEISPQSLRQQIGVVHDNNFLFSATVWENISLYNSDISLELAIAAAKLAEIHGFITTLPLGYKTKVGEGGVQLSPEQRQKIAIARALAKNPPILILDEATSCWDLHPERRFLGNLHRIHRRNYGSPQQTTTLILSHRINTVQDTDYILVLDRGILIEQGTHQQLMSTPGFYFHLAQQQIHL, encoded by the coding sequence ATGAACTCCCCTCTGTCGTTTAGAGTTCAGGGAGACAACGCTTTTGCAACTAAGCAGAGCTACTCCTCTCCTGATGCGACTGTCCTCAAGTTTATGAGGATGGTGGCAGGAGATACGAGTCTCAATACGAAACTCAGCCAAGGTTGGTTAATGCAAGCATTTCAACTTGGGGATGTAATTCACTCTTACATTCCTGAAAAACAAGTAGATGGAGATGACTGTTACCTCTACTTAGTTTGCCAAGGAAGAGTGCGACTTTTGGGTTATGACTCGACTGTTGGTCGAGAAGTATCAACGCAGTTACTTTTACCGGAAGCAACCTTTGGCGCTGATTTTTGTTTTTTCCCCTGTTCTCTGGCTTATCGAGCGATCGCGGCTAATTCTGTCACCGTTGCTCGTATAGCTCTAGCTGATTGGAAACGCATTGAGCCGGAACTACCTTTACTGCAACAGTACTGGCAACAAGCTACTCAGGAACGTCAAACGCTAATTTTCTTGAAAACGTTGACGGAGCTACGGACTGAGACAAGTCAAACCCTAGGGCGACTATTACCATTACTGTCTCAGACTCAGGTGAGGGCTGGTTGCTCTTTGACGGAATTTGCGGCGGCTGTTCCTGGGCGATTTTGGTTACTCAGGGGCAAAATTGCCGACCAGCAAGGGAAAACAAAACCACTCTCCGTGGGCGAGAGTTGGGGATACCCGGATTTGAACGTACCTGAAGGTATGGCTCAAACGGACTTATTATTATATCACCTTTCCGAGGAAAATTGGGAAGCCGGCGTAGCTATTTGTAGTCAATTGGCAAATCCATCCTCCTTGGTTTCAGAATCTGTCCTATCGGTAGTTACAGAACCTGCAAAGACAGATGCGGTGTCGGTGGTGGCAGAATCTCTTAATACCCAGGAAAATCCACCAACGGAGAATACTCTCCCGACTTCAGAGAATACTCTGATTGCCAGTTTTGAGGATGGGGAGATTGATTTTGTTTCCCCAGGTACTTCCAGATGGTTGAAAGCTGGCTTGTGGCGAGCCTATCCCTTCATTCCCCAACAGGGAAATAGTGATTGTGGGGCAGCTTGTTTAGCCATGGTGAGTCGCTACTGGGGTAAGCGCTTCAGTATTAATAATTTGCGAAATCTTGCCCAAACGAACCAGCAGGGAGCATCTTTACCAGCCTTAGCCCATGCTGCCGAAGAATTGGGCTATGATGCCCTAGCAGTCAGAGCATCCTTACATAAATTAGAGTTACAAACCTATCCGTGGATTGCCCACTGGCAAGGAATTCACTATGTAGTTGTTTGGTATATTCGTGGCGATCGCGTCTTAATTTCCGATCCCGCCCTTGGAAAACGCCCTATCCCTCGTCAAGAATTTATCACCCATTGGACAGGGTATGCATTACTGCTATCACCCACAGAAAGGTTAGATGCCAGGGAAAATGACAAAATCTCCCTCGCTGGCTATGGCAAGGCATTTTGGCGTTACCGTCATTTGTTGTGGCAAATTTTTCTGGCTTCCCTACTCTGGCAATTATTTGGACTCGCAACACCGATTTTTACCCAAATCGCCCTAGATCAGATTTTACCCAGTCAAAGCGTGATGACTCTCAATTGGCTTGCCCTGGGGTTTCTATTCTTTGGTATTTGGCGACTTACCCTGCGGGCAGTACGGCAGTATCTTCTCGACTACTTTGCCAACTGTACTGATTTGAGTATTTTTGGTAGTGTCATTGCCCATACTCTGCGTTTGCCAATGCAGTTTTTTCGCGATCGCCCAGTGAGCGATATTCTGACTCGGATTCAGGAAAACCGCCGCATTCAATTATTTTTCACCCGTCGTGCCATTACGACGACTTTGGATGCTCTGATGGTGGTGATTTCCCTGGGTTTACTGGCTAGTTATAATTTACCTCTAACTTTGGTAGTCATACTGACAGTGCTGCCCATTGTCTGTTTAACCTTAGCTGCTAGCCCCCAACTGAAAACAATCTCCCGCCAACTCTGGCACAAATCTGCGGCACAAACTGTGGCAATGACAGAAATGTTTAAAGGAATCGCTACCGTCAAGACTGCGGTAATTGAGCGTCCTTTGCGTTGGTTATGGGAAGAGCATTTTTCAGAGATGGTACAAGCAAGATTTCGCGGGCAGGTACTCGCTAATAATTTACAGTTAACTAGCAGCTTGGTAAATCATCTTGGTAGTACTGTGGTGCTTTGGTATGGGGCGACTTTAGTCATTCATGGGCAAATGTCCCTGGGAAAATTTGTGGCTTTTAACCTGCTGATTGGCAATGTGATTACCCCCGTTTTAGGGTTAGTGGAACTTTGGGAGGAATTGCAAGAAGTATTAATTTCCTTGGAACGACTCAATGATGTTTTAACTACTAAACCGGAAGAAACCAGCCAAACTCCCTTGTTAGTGATGCCACCTATTCAGGGAGAGATTCGCTTAGAAAATGTTTCCTTTGGTTATCACCCCACAGAAAAACGCCCGACTTTGGCTAATATTTCTTTTTCCATCCCTCCAGGGAAAACCGTGGGAATTATCGGTGTCGGTGGTGCCGGAAAAAGTACCCTGGCGAATTTACTAGTGGGCTTATACCCCCCCCAGTCAGGATGTATCTTCATTGACGGGTACAACATCGCCGAGATTTCCCCCCAATCCCTACGTCAGCAAATTGGAGTAGTTCATGATAATAATTTCCTGTTTTCGGCTACAGTTTGGGAAAATATTAGTTTGTACAACTCTGATATTTCCCTGGAATTGGCGATCGCCGCCGCCAAACTAGCAGAAATTCACGGTTTCATTACCACCCTACCCCTCGGATACAAAACCAAAGTCGGAGAGGGAGGTGTGCAACTTTCCCCAGAACAACGTCAAAAAATTGCGATCGCCCGTGCTTTAGCAAAAAATCCTCCCATCCTCATCTTGGATGAAGCTACTAGCTGCTGGGATTTACATCCTGAACGACGTTTTCTAGGCAATTTACACCGCATTCATCGCCGCAACTATGGCTCACCTCAGCAGACAACTACCCTTATCCTCAGTCATCGCATCAACACAGTTCAAGACACTGACTACATCCTCGTACTTGACCGAGGTATCTTAATTGAACAAGGCACCCATCAACAACTAATGTCAACTCCAGGCTTTTATTTCCATCTGGCTCAACAACAAATACATCTATAA
- a CDS encoding GH116 family glycosyl hydrolase: protein MTEQLPPQIPSCAWSRAIGIGWDQPYTVRYASNIDDGPWHGMPLGGFGAGCIGRSPRGDFNLWQIDGGEHTFANIPACQFSVFESDGEVSQTYALSTVAPEDGSLSAWQWYTPGKGTYHALYPRSWYVYKDVYQAQLTCEQFSPIWADNYQQTSYPVAIFLWNAHNPTDAPITLSIMVTWQNTAGWFTNILKSPEVRVRDDGSPVYEYQPRWLQSQGNYNQLQESADYIGCVLGNHRGETPQEGDGEWCIATRKHPQVQVCHHTRWNPEGTGNEIWQTFAQDGTLANITNATAAEGNEQLGAALAVKFTLQPGETLEIPFVLSWDFPVTEFATGVNYFRRYTDFFTRDSKNAWAIATTTLENYPTWQQQIQTWQEPILNRQDLPDWFKMALFNELYDLTAGGTLWSAATETDTYGQFAVLECLDYRWYESLDVRLYGSFALLMLFPQLEKAVMRAFARAIFHSDPTPRIIGYYYTIGADSPMAVRKAAGATPHDLGAPNEHVWEKTNYTSYQDCNLWKDLGCDFVLQVYRDFVFTGGDDVLFLAECWDAIVETLDYLKTFDRDGDGIPENSGAPDQTFDDWRLLGISAYCGGLWLAALEAAIAICDVLLTNPVIPEKNQEILQQKAIYTAWLNKSRPIYEDKLWNGKYYRLDSESGSDVVMADQLCGQFYARLLNLPDIVAGDRARSALETVYETCFLKFYDGKFGAANGLLPNGSPENPKATHPLEVWTGINFGLAAFMVQMGMQQQAMEITKAVVTQIYTNGLQFRTPEAITAVGTFRASTYLRAMAIWAIYLLS, encoded by the coding sequence ATGACAGAGCAATTGCCCCCCCAAATCCCTAGTTGCGCTTGGAGTCGTGCCATTGGTATCGGCTGGGATCAGCCCTATACAGTCCGCTATGCCAGTAATATAGATGATGGTCCATGGCATGGAATGCCCTTAGGTGGTTTTGGTGCAGGTTGTATTGGGCGATCGCCACGGGGTGATTTTAACCTTTGGCAGATTGACGGGGGTGAGCATACTTTCGCTAATATCCCTGCTTGTCAATTTAGTGTGTTTGAGTCTGATGGTGAAGTATCTCAAACCTATGCCCTGTCTACAGTTGCCCCGGAAGATGGTAGCCTCTCGGCTTGGCAGTGGTACACCCCCGGTAAAGGTACTTACCATGCTTTATATCCCCGTAGTTGGTATGTCTACAAAGATGTCTACCAAGCACAGTTAACCTGTGAGCAATTTTCCCCCATCTGGGCAGATAACTATCAACAAACCAGTTACCCAGTGGCAATATTTCTCTGGAATGCACATAACCCCACAGACGCACCTATTACCCTCAGTATTATGGTGACTTGGCAAAATACTGCGGGTTGGTTTACTAATATCTTGAAATCCCCGGAGGTACGGGTAAGAGATGATGGTAGCCCGGTATACGAGTATCAGCCTCGGTGGCTGCAAAGTCAAGGTAACTACAATCAACTGCAAGAAAGCGCAGATTACATCGGTTGTGTTTTAGGCAATCATCGAGGGGAAACACCTCAAGAAGGAGATGGAGAATGGTGTATTGCCACTAGAAAACATCCTCAAGTGCAAGTATGCCATCACACTCGCTGGAATCCGGAAGGTACGGGTAATGAAATTTGGCAGACTTTTGCCCAAGATGGTACTCTGGCGAATATTACAAATGCCACAGCTGCGGAGGGAAATGAACAGCTAGGTGCTGCTTTGGCAGTGAAATTTACCCTTCAACCAGGAGAAACCCTAGAAATTCCCTTTGTTTTGAGTTGGGATTTTCCGGTGACAGAATTTGCCACAGGGGTTAATTACTTTCGCAGATACACCGACTTTTTTACCCGTGATAGTAAAAATGCTTGGGCGATCGCCACGACAACCTTAGAAAATTACCCAACTTGGCAGCAGCAAATCCAAACTTGGCAGGAACCCATTCTCAACCGCCAGGATTTACCTGATTGGTTCAAAATGGCATTATTTAATGAACTTTACGATTTAACTGCCGGTGGTACTCTCTGGAGTGCTGCTACAGAAACCGATACCTATGGGCAGTTTGCCGTACTGGAATGTTTAGATTATCGTTGGTACGAAAGTTTAGATGTGCGGTTGTATGGTTCCTTTGCCTTGTTGATGTTATTCCCCCAACTGGAAAAAGCTGTAATGCGTGCTTTTGCGAGGGCAATTTTCCACAGTGACCCAACTCCTCGTATTATTGGTTACTACTATACCATCGGTGCAGACAGCCCTATGGCAGTGCGGAAGGCAGCAGGGGCAACTCCTCACGATTTAGGCGCACCAAATGAACACGTCTGGGAAAAGACCAATTATACCAGCTACCAAGACTGTAACCTGTGGAAAGATTTAGGTTGTGATTTCGTTTTGCAAGTATACCGAGATTTTGTGTTCACAGGGGGAGATGATGTATTGTTCCTTGCCGAATGTTGGGATGCCATTGTTGAAACTCTCGACTATCTAAAAACCTTTGACAGGGATGGTGATGGAATTCCGGAAAATTCTGGCGCTCCCGATCAAACATTTGATGATTGGCGATTACTGGGTATCAGTGCATATTGTGGTGGGTTATGGTTAGCAGCACTCGAAGCAGCGATCGCCATTTGTGATGTTTTACTGACAAACCCGGTGATTCCTGAAAAAAACCAGGAGATTCTGCAACAAAAAGCTATCTACACAGCTTGGTTAAACAAATCCCGTCCCATTTACGAAGATAAGTTATGGAATGGCAAGTATTACCGTCTAGATAGCGAAAGTGGCTCTGATGTCGTCATGGCAGACCAATTATGTGGACAATTTTACGCCCGTTTGTTAAATTTACCTGACATTGTGGCTGGCGATCGCGCCCGTTCTGCCTTAGAAACAGTTTACGAAACTTGTTTTCTTAAGTTCTATGATGGCAAGTTTGGTGCTGCTAACGGTTTACTACCCAATGGTTCCCCAGAAAACCCCAAAGCAACCCATCCCCTAGAAGTCTGGACAGGAATCAACTTCGGTTTAGCTGCATTTATGGTGCAAATGGGAATGCAGCAGCAAGCTATGGAAATTACTAAAGCTGTTGTTACACAGATATACACCAACGGATTACAGTTTCGCACTCCAGAAGCAATTACTGCTGTCGGTACCTTCCGCGCTAGTACCTATCTACGAGCAATGGCTATTTGGGCTATCTATTTGTTGAGTTAA